In Clostridium swellfunianum, a genomic segment contains:
- the nagZ gene encoding beta-N-acetylhexosaminidase: protein MFKKQGLILLLVMILFSASACNLTKENTNGYSDKNIDSNSGQLNPPTNGPNEDISKGDQDIEVDKTKEQISSMSLEEKIGQMLVVGIDGYNLNSNTKNLLDKHKVGGIIVMGENVQDSKQLLSLINEIKKENQKNKIPLFMTIDEEGGRVTRMPKEFKKLPSNKVIGQINNPTFSYKLGSVIAEEIKAFGFNMDFAPVLDINSNPRNLVIGDRAFGAKASIVSSLGIQTMKGIQNQNIIPAVKHFPGHGDTLVDSHKGLPSVSNDLKRLKSLELIPFSEAIKNNADVVMIAHILLPKIDKDNPSSMSKIIITDILRKELKFEGVVITDDMTMGAIVKNYPIGEAAVKSVSAGADIVLVCHGYNNELEVINTLKNAVVKGEISEERIDESVYRILKLKEKYQLKDEIINTVDVNKINSKINNLLNSYVNKK, encoded by the coding sequence GTGTTTAAAAAGCAAGGCTTAATTTTACTATTGGTAATGATTTTATTTAGTGCTTCAGCTTGTAATTTGACTAAAGAGAATACTAATGGATATTCAGATAAGAATATAGATAGTAACTCTGGCCAATTGAATCCACCTACAAATGGACCAAATGAAGATATATCAAAGGGTGATCAAGACATAGAAGTTGATAAAACTAAAGAGCAGATTAGTAGTATGAGTCTTGAAGAGAAAATTGGGCAAATGCTCGTAGTAGGGATTGATGGATATAATTTAAATTCAAATACAAAAAATCTCCTTGATAAGCATAAGGTTGGCGGCATCATTGTTATGGGTGAGAATGTTCAAGATTCAAAGCAGCTGCTGAGTCTGATAAATGAAATTAAAAAAGAAAATCAAAAAAATAAGATTCCTCTATTCATGACCATAGATGAAGAAGGTGGAAGAGTTACAAGGATGCCAAAAGAATTTAAGAAACTTCCTTCAAATAAAGTTATAGGGCAAATTAATAATCCTACTTTTTCCTATAAACTTGGAAGTGTAATTGCAGAAGAAATAAAAGCTTTTGGATTCAATATGGATTTTGCACCCGTTCTTGATATAAATAGTAATCCTAGAAATCTTGTTATTGGGGATAGAGCCTTTGGAGCAAAAGCAAGTATAGTGAGTAGCCTAGGTATTCAAACAATGAAGGGTATTCAGAATCAAAACATTATTCCAGCAGTAAAGCATTTTCCAGGCCATGGAGATACTTTAGTAGATTCTCATAAAGGGCTTCCTTCTGTAAGTAATGATTTAAAGAGACTGAAGAGTTTGGAACTTATACCTTTTTCTGAAGCTATAAAGAATAATGCAGATGTGGTAATGATAGCACACATACTTCTACCTAAAATTGATAAAGATAATCCTTCTTCAATGTCTAAAATAATTATAACAGACATACTTAGGAAGGAACTTAAGTTTGAAGGTGTAGTTATAACTGATGACATGACAATGGGAGCCATAGTGAAAAATTACCCAATTGGAGAGGCTGCAGTAAAGTCAGTAAGCGCAGGAGCCGATATAGTGCTGGTATGCCACGGCTATAACAATGAATTAGAAGTGATAAATACTTTGAAGAATGCAGTTGTCAAAGGAGAGATATCTGAAGAAAGAATAGATGAAAGTGTGTATAGGATTTTGAAGCTTAAAGAAAAGTATCAGTTAAAAGATGAAATAATAAACACCGTAGATGTGAACAAAATCAACAGCAAAATAAATAATCTGTTGAACTCATATGTCAACAAAAAGTAG
- a CDS encoding ABC transporter ATP-binding protein: MNTLKKFISYYKPYKGMFFMDMFCALTLSGIDLAFPVLVRFLLNDVYTRDKAQIIKYVALIGAALLLMYVIKYFCQYYITSWGHIMGARMESDMRRDIFSHLQKLSFSYYDNTNTGKLMSRIVTDLFDISELAHHGPEDIFISILKIAGSFIILMSINVKITVILIFITLFMIYFSINYNQRMKSIFKKNREKIANVNAQIQDSLSGIRVVKSFSNEHIENKKFQNGNQEFLETKEDSYGVMGKFFSMNGFFQGILYLSVVLFGGIFISNGEIQTSDLVIYILYINIFLNPIDKLVNFTEQYQKGITGFERFLEVINIHPDITDRKEAVELGKVKGQISFENVTFSYDNRNTVLNNINVNIEAGKTIAVVGPSGGGKTTFCSIIPRFYEVDNGAVKIDGIDIRDIKLKSLRNNIGIVQQDVYMFSGTIKENIAYGKPGSTDEEIIEAAKKANAHEFIMGLEQGYNTYVGERGVKLSGGQKQRISIARVFLKNPPILILDEATSALDNESEKYIQNSLEDLAKNRTTVVIAHRLSTIRNADNILVLTEEGIQEEGTHDELLDKNGVYAGLYNMQFEIA, from the coding sequence GTGAATACATTGAAAAAATTTATAAGTTATTATAAGCCTTATAAGGGAATGTTCTTTATGGATATGTTCTGTGCACTTACTCTTTCAGGAATAGATTTAGCATTTCCAGTGCTTGTAAGATTTTTGTTAAACGATGTTTATACAAGGGATAAAGCACAAATAATCAAATATGTAGCACTAATAGGTGCAGCACTTCTATTGATGTATGTTATAAAATATTTTTGCCAGTATTATATAACTTCTTGGGGACACATTATGGGTGCAAGAATGGAATCGGACATGAGAAGGGACATATTCAGCCATCTTCAAAAGCTTTCCTTTTCTTACTATGATAATACAAACACAGGAAAACTTATGTCTAGAATTGTAACTGACTTGTTTGATATATCTGAGCTTGCGCATCATGGGCCAGAGGATATTTTTATATCTATACTAAAGATTGCAGGTTCCTTTATTATTCTTATGAGTATTAATGTTAAGATAACTGTTATACTAATATTTATAACTTTATTCATGATATATTTCTCAATAAACTATAACCAGAGAATGAAGTCTATATTTAAAAAGAACAGAGAAAAAATAGCAAATGTAAATGCTCAAATACAGGACAGCCTTTCAGGTATAAGAGTTGTCAAGTCTTTTTCAAATGAACATATTGAAAATAAGAAGTTCCAGAATGGAAATCAGGAATTTCTTGAAACTAAAGAAGACAGCTATGGAGTTATGGGAAAGTTCTTTAGCATGAATGGCTTTTTTCAAGGGATTTTATATCTTTCAGTTGTGCTCTTTGGCGGTATTTTTATAAGCAATGGTGAGATTCAAACCTCAGATTTAGTTATTTATATACTTTATATAAATATATTCTTAAACCCTATTGACAAGCTTGTCAACTTTACTGAGCAGTATCAAAAGGGAATAACAGGCTTCGAAAGATTTTTAGAGGTTATAAATATTCACCCTGATATTACAGATAGGAAAGAAGCTGTTGAATTAGGTAAAGTTAAGGGGCAAATAAGTTTTGAAAATGTTACCTTCAGTTATGACAATAGAAATACAGTGCTAAACAATATCAACGTAAATATTGAGGCAGGAAAAACTATCGCTGTTGTTGGACCTTCAGGGGGAGGAAAGACTACCTTCTGCAGCATAATACCAAGGTTTTATGAGGTGGACAATGGTGCTGTTAAAATCGATGGTATCGACATTAGGGATATCAAGCTTAAATCCTTAAGAAATAATATTGGTATAGTTCAACAGGATGTTTATATGTTCTCGGGAACAATTAAGGAAAATATTGCTTATGGAAAACCTGGATCAACGGATGAAGAAATAATTGAAGCAGCCAAGAAAGCAAATGCTCATGAGTTTATTATGGGACTTGAACAGGGGTATAACACCTATGTTGGGGAAAGAGGTGTTAAGCTTTCTGGAGGACAGAAGCAAAGAATTTCTATTGCAAGAGTATTTCTTAAAAACCCACCAATATTAATTCTTGATGAAGCTACTTCAGCACTTGATAATGAAAGTGAAAAATATATACAAAATTCACTTGAGGATTTAGCTAAGAATAGGACCACCGTTGTTATAGCACATAGATTAAGCACTATAAGAAATGCAGACAATATTCTAGTTCTAACAGAAGAGGGAATTCAGGAGGAAGGAACTCATGATGAGCTTTTAGACAAGAATGGGGTTTATGCCGGTCTTTATAACATGCAATTTGAAATAGCTTAG
- a CDS encoding ribonuclease J, which produces MKGNNKIRIIPLGGLGEIGKNITAIEYKDEIVVIDCGNSFPDEDMYGVDLVIPDVTYLINNKDKVKGIFLTHGHEDHIGALPYVLKQINVPIYGTRLTLGLVELKLKEHNILNDCELNVVEPGYVVALEQLKVEFIRNSHSIAGSCSLCIHTPIGRIVHTGDFKIDYTPIDGKMMDLERFARLGSEGVLLLMADSTNVERPGYTVSERVIGETFHKAFSKAQGRVIVATFASNIHRMQQIIDASLVHGRKIAFSGRSMERVSQVAMELGYLNIPEGNNIGVDEIHKYPNEKVTVITTGSQGEPMSALARMSTSTHKILKVEPGDMVIISASPIPGNEKFISRVINELFKKGADVIYDALDEVHVSGHARQEELKLMHSLIKPKFFLPVHGEYRHLRHHTILAQKLGMDPANTIIIETGEVLEVSKDEIKKAGRVPSGAVMVDGLGVGDVGNIVLRDRKHLAEDGILTVVATIEKEARSVLAGPDIITRGFVYVKESESLINETKELVRRELEKCMDEGITEWIVIKSNIKNAVGKFLYEKTKRRPLILPIIMEI; this is translated from the coding sequence TTGAAAGGAAATAACAAAATTAGAATTATTCCATTAGGTGGTCTTGGGGAAATTGGTAAGAACATAACGGCCATTGAATATAAAGATGAAATAGTTGTCATTGACTGCGGAAATTCTTTTCCAGACGAAGATATGTACGGCGTTGATCTAGTTATTCCAGATGTAACTTATTTAATTAACAACAAAGACAAGGTTAAAGGTATATTTTTGACACATGGACACGAGGATCATATAGGTGCACTTCCCTATGTGTTAAAACAGATAAATGTTCCTATTTATGGAACAAGGCTTACTTTAGGGCTTGTAGAGCTTAAACTTAAGGAACATAACATACTTAATGATTGTGAACTTAATGTTGTCGAGCCGGGATATGTCGTAGCTTTAGAACAATTAAAAGTAGAATTCATAAGAAATAGTCACAGCATTGCAGGTTCCTGTTCTTTATGTATACATACACCAATTGGTCGAATTGTGCATACAGGAGATTTTAAGATTGACTATACTCCTATAGATGGAAAGATGATGGATTTAGAGCGTTTTGCAAGACTTGGTAGTGAAGGTGTACTTCTGCTAATGGCAGACAGTACAAACGTTGAAAGACCAGGTTATACAGTTTCTGAAAGAGTAATTGGAGAGACCTTCCACAAAGCTTTTTCAAAAGCACAGGGAAGAGTAATAGTAGCTACGTTTGCATCAAACATACATAGAATGCAGCAAATTATAGACGCATCTCTTGTGCATGGAAGAAAAATTGCTTTTAGCGGAAGAAGTATGGAGAGAGTTTCGCAGGTAGCTATGGAGTTAGGTTATTTGAACATCCCAGAAGGTAATAATATAGGAGTTGATGAAATTCATAAATACCCTAATGAAAAGGTTACTGTTATTACTACAGGAAGTCAGGGCGAGCCTATGTCTGCATTGGCTAGAATGTCCACTTCCACACACAAGATTCTTAAGGTAGAGCCAGGTGACATGGTTATTATTTCTGCATCACCTATACCTGGAAATGAGAAGTTTATTTCAAGAGTAATAAATGAATTGTTTAAAAAAGGTGCAGATGTTATTTATGATGCTTTAGACGAAGTACACGTATCAGGTCATGCTCGTCAAGAAGAGTTAAAGCTTATGCATTCATTAATTAAGCCTAAGTTCTTCCTGCCTGTTCATGGAGAATACAGACACCTAAGACACCATACAATACTAGCACAGAAACTTGGTATGGATCCTGCCAACACTATAATAATAGAAACAGGAGAAGTGTTGGAGGTTTCAAAGGACGAGATTAAGAAAGCAGGAAGAGTTCCATCAGGAGCAGTAATGGTTGACGGGCTTGGAGTTGGAGATGTTGGCAACATAGTGCTAAGAGACAGAAAGCATCTTGCTGAAGATGGAATTTTAACAGTAGTTGCAACAATTGAAAAGGAAGCTAGAAGTGTTTTAGCTGGTCCAGATATTATAACAAGAGGATTCGTTTATGTTAAAGAATCTGAAAGCTTAATCAATGAAACTAAAGAGCTAGTAAGAAGAGAACTTGAAAAATGTATGGATGAAGGAATAACAGAATGGATTGTTATTAAATCCAACATTAAGAATGCAGTTGGAAAATTCCTCTATGAAAAAACTAAGCGAAGACCTTTAATATTGCCTATAATAATGGAAATTTAA
- a CDS encoding YitT family protein: protein MKLNPLITLKRIVIILAASLISSIGINMFIIPHKLLSGGVSGISLILQYLTGIHAGLFIILINIPLFILSIRELDKEFTMLTIIGTAAQSLFLILTKDVSQFFYSEDLLLSCIYGGTLNGLSLGIIFSNYGSLGGTDIISMILRRRYSLEIGKISFGINIVIVAIGAIFFGIERALYTLVSMFLVSAVIDKVINGFDRKKMLLIVTDKETEIIDKIHQDLKRSSTLLYGLGTYSKKQKKLVYSVVSLSQVPKAKRIVEAADPYAFMSIIDTSEIQGKGFKKSI from the coding sequence TTGAAATTAAATCCTTTAATTACATTGAAAAGAATAGTAATTATCTTAGCAGCCAGTTTAATATCCTCTATTGGAATTAATATGTTTATCATACCTCACAAACTTTTAAGCGGCGGAGTATCAGGTATTTCGCTAATACTTCAATATCTAACAGGCATACATGCTGGACTTTTCATAATTTTAATTAATATACCTCTATTTATTTTGAGCATTAGAGAACTTGATAAAGAATTTACTATGCTAACTATAATTGGTACAGCAGCTCAGTCGCTTTTTTTAATCTTAACTAAAGACGTATCTCAATTTTTTTATTCTGAAGATCTGCTTCTAAGCTGCATTTACGGAGGAACTCTAAATGGTCTTTCTCTCGGTATTATTTTTAGCAATTATGGTTCTCTTGGTGGAACAGATATTATTTCAATGATATTGAGAAGACGCTATAGCTTGGAAATAGGTAAAATATCTTTTGGAATAAATATTGTAATTGTTGCTATAGGGGCAATATTTTTTGGAATCGAAAGGGCTTTATATACATTAGTATCAATGTTCTTAGTTTCAGCTGTTATTGATAAGGTTATTAATGGTTTTGACAGAAAGAAGATGTTATTAATTGTTACTGATAAGGAGACGGAAATTATAGATAAGATACATCAGGATCTAAAGAGAAGTTCAACTCTATTATACGGTCTTGGTACTTATAGCAAGAAACAAAAAAAGCTTGTATACTCAGTTGTATCGTTATCCCAAGTACCTAAAGCTAAGAGAATAGTTGAAGCTGCTGATCCTTATGCTTTCATGTCTATAATTGATACATCAGAAATACAAGGCAAGGGATTTAAAAAATCTATATAA
- a CDS encoding LolA family protein, translating to MDNKEYKLSSYIDSLNNERKPKEHEINIESEELMEIFDTVKKVKSLKEPSMPEGGYRENLADSIYRKVKPRKWSYAFGATAAAAILIVILNIAAPINKPNLVFAMEKAYKEIKAYHGILEVVETNAEGKSVTQSKIEVWADQEGRYYAKGLQGNQSDLITANDGQKKWQVQPKEKEVDVFAAFPDQYSFTFEIGKEIESIKSDVNTKVIGEEILSGRKVSVMEVTPEGGNSYKIWIDKETKMPLQKQTSMENSVQYKMYYSNINFTETIPRELLSYSVPKGFKEVNSNTDQVVSNIEEASKIAGFIPRTIKTIPSGYNESSIAIINDTKSVKISYTSQNSEKKIYIIQKKTSEELKVASTAILGKINNNTAEVQSPVQSEIGVLKGGGAYAGVTGLSSVRWQEDGIEYATVGNTSLEELSDFTEKIANGTVELYDKPSDKPKIEVNVNMEAEKGDQKNADVGHSPWKLDPVFVSQVFVCLKISPEGIAGDYPIKYEELKLVKNNGKEAVVEVSGSKTLVRRVYLERLIRQDNTGIWTVVGFDPAEK from the coding sequence ATGGACAATAAAGAATATAAATTATCAAGCTATATAGATAGTTTAAATAATGAGAGAAAACCTAAAGAACACGAAATAAATATTGAGTCAGAAGAGCTTATGGAGATTTTTGATACTGTTAAAAAAGTAAAAAGCTTGAAGGAACCAAGTATGCCAGAAGGGGGTTATCGTGAAAATTTGGCTGACTCTATATATAGGAAGGTTAAACCAAGAAAATGGTCCTATGCTTTTGGAGCAACTGCGGCAGCTGCTATATTAATAGTTATATTAAATATAGCAGCACCTATTAATAAGCCTAATTTGGTTTTTGCTATGGAGAAGGCTTATAAAGAAATAAAGGCTTATCATGGAATTCTCGAGGTAGTAGAAACTAATGCAGAAGGGAAGTCTGTGACACAATCTAAAATAGAAGTTTGGGCTGACCAAGAAGGACGTTATTATGCTAAGGGATTGCAAGGAAATCAAAGCGACTTGATAACAGCAAATGATGGACAAAAAAAGTGGCAAGTCCAACCTAAGGAAAAGGAAGTTGACGTGTTTGCAGCATTCCCGGATCAGTACAGTTTCACCTTTGAAATTGGAAAAGAGATTGAAAGTATAAAGAGTGATGTTAACACTAAGGTTATAGGTGAGGAAATTCTTTCAGGAAGAAAAGTTTCAGTAATGGAGGTAACCCCTGAAGGAGGAAATTCATATAAGATATGGATAGATAAAGAGACGAAGATGCCTTTGCAAAAGCAGACATCTATGGAGAACTCAGTTCAGTATAAAATGTATTATTCAAATATAAACTTTACAGAAACTATTCCAAGAGAGCTTTTAAGCTATAGTGTGCCTAAGGGATTTAAAGAAGTTAATTCAAATACAGATCAAGTGGTAAGCAATATTGAGGAAGCATCAAAAATAGCAGGATTTATACCTAGAACAATTAAAACTATACCTTCAGGATATAATGAGAGCAGTATTGCAATCATAAATGATACAAAGTCTGTTAAGATTAGCTATACATCTCAGAATAGTGAAAAGAAAATATATATTATACAGAAAAAAACTTCAGAAGAGTTGAAAGTAGCATCTACAGCTATTTTAGGAAAAATAAATAATAATACTGCTGAAGTTCAATCACCAGTGCAATCTGAAATAGGAGTACTTAAAGGTGGAGGAGCTTATGCTGGAGTAACAGGCTTAAGCTCAGTAAGATGGCAGGAGGATGGTATTGAATATGCAACTGTTGGAAATACATCGCTTGAAGAATTGTCAGATTTTACTGAAAAAATAGCAAATGGAACCGTAGAATTATATGATAAGCCGTCAGATAAGCCTAAAATAGAAGTTAATGTTAATATGGAAGCAGAAAAGGGAGATCAGAAAAATGCTGATGTAGGACACTCGCCATGGAAGCTTGATCCAGTGTTTGTTTCCCAGGTTTTTGTATGCTTAAAAATTTCGCCTGAAGGAATTGCGGGAGATTACCCTATAAAATATGAAGAGCTTAAACTTGTAAAAAATAATGGTAAAGAGGCAGTAGTTGAGGTAAGCGGAAGTAAAACACTTGTTAGAAGAGTGTATTTAGAAAGGCTGATAAGACAGGATAATACAGGAATATGGACTGTAGTTGGATTTGATCCGGCTGAGAAATAA
- a CDS encoding RNA polymerase sigma factor has product MMEADEKNYMKLDDKKEIEQLCSNTWEPLYRYVYFKVQNREEAEDITQETYIKAITYMKKNNIKIDKIIGFLKPVSLNILRDKWRKSKRQGHPINIDDINLVEAAVEDSTEIIGEREIIENALRLLSDEQRLVIELRIIKGYSVADTAKKMDKTEGNIRVLQYRGLQRLSKLFKNEF; this is encoded by the coding sequence ATGATGGAGGCAGATGAAAAAAATTATATGAAACTAGATGATAAAAAGGAAATTGAACAATTATGCTCAAATACTTGGGAACCTCTTTACCGTTATGTTTACTTTAAAGTTCAAAACAGGGAAGAAGCTGAGGATATTACTCAGGAAACTTATATAAAGGCTATTACGTATATGAAGAAAAATAATATTAAAATTGATAAGATTATAGGTTTCTTAAAGCCAGTTTCACTTAATATCTTAAGAGATAAATGGAGAAAGAGTAAACGTCAGGGACATCCAATTAATATCGATGATATAAATCTAGTAGAGGCTGCAGTTGAAGACTCTACTGAAATTATAGGAGAGCGTGAAATTATAGAGAATGCTCTAAGGCTTTTAAGTGATGAACAGCGACTTGTGATTGAACTAAGAATAATAAAGGGGTATTCGGTGGCGGATACTGCAAAGAAGATGGATAAGACAGAAGGAAATATAAGAGTTTTACAGTATAGAGGGCTTCAGAGGCTTTCAAAGCTGTTTAAAAATGAATTTTGA
- the cooS gene encoding anaerobic carbon-monoxide dehydrogenase catalytic subunit — MSETILEKSEGRVSYHDSVEEMVKRIRNDGMSNVWDRYAYQEKIRCKFCLEGLSCQLCSNGPCRISEKSGQDKGACGIEKNAMAMRNFLLKNIMGAGTYSHHAYEAFRTLQATAEGKTPFTIKDVNKLKWMCEKVGIDTNQEVNDMAIELAILLEDQQRIGVEEQNIMVEAFAPKKRKEKWRQLGIYPAGTVHEEQNCVASCLTNVDGSHVSLAMKALRLGIATIYNTQIGLEMVQDILFGTPMPHEVNMDLGVMDPEYVNIVFNGHQPWPGVATILKARTQEVQEKAKAAGAKGLRVIGSIETGQELLQRFEMDDVFVGHMGNWLSIEPLLATGTVDVFAMEENCSPPAIDMYAEKYQVTLVSVSTIIDLPGLQHKIPYDPSEVDDMADRLIELAIENFGKRKSKKIEPLVPKITQKAIAGFSTEAVLGALGNKLDPLVDVIAAGKIKGVVALANCSTLRNGPQDWMTVNLTKELIKRNILVVAGGCGNHALEVAGLCTVEAANEIAGEGLREVCNMLKIPPVLSFGTCTDTGRISMLVTALADHLDVDVSDLPIAVTAPEWMEQKATIDGIFALAYGCYTHLSPTPFMTGAPQLVELLTEKAEDVTGGKIALGDDPVQVANDIEAHIIKKRKGMGLS, encoded by the coding sequence ATGAGTGAAACAATTCTAGAAAAAAGCGAAGGCAGAGTCAGTTATCATGATTCTGTAGAAGAAATGGTTAAAAGAATTAGAAATGATGGCATGTCAAATGTATGGGACAGATATGCCTATCAGGAAAAGATACGCTGCAAATTCTGTCTTGAAGGATTAAGCTGTCAACTGTGTTCAAATGGTCCTTGCAGGATAAGCGAAAAGTCAGGACAGGATAAAGGTGCCTGTGGTATAGAAAAAAACGCAATGGCTATGAGAAACTTTCTTCTTAAGAACATAATGGGTGCTGGAACATACAGTCACCATGCTTATGAGGCCTTCAGAACTCTTCAAGCTACAGCAGAAGGTAAAACCCCCTTCACAATAAAGGACGTTAATAAGCTTAAATGGATGTGTGAAAAAGTTGGAATTGATACAAATCAGGAAGTAAATGACATGGCAATAGAACTTGCAATTCTTCTTGAAGATCAACAAAGAATTGGTGTTGAAGAACAGAACATAATGGTTGAGGCCTTTGCGCCTAAAAAGAGAAAAGAGAAATGGAGACAGCTAGGCATTTATCCAGCTGGAACCGTTCATGAGGAGCAAAACTGCGTTGCTAGCTGTCTAACAAATGTAGACGGAAGTCACGTTTCATTGGCAATGAAAGCCTTAAGACTTGGAATAGCTACTATTTACAATACTCAAATAGGACTTGAAATGGTTCAAGACATACTTTTTGGAACCCCAATGCCTCATGAAGTAAATATGGACCTTGGAGTAATGGATCCTGAATACGTAAATATTGTTTTCAATGGACATCAACCTTGGCCTGGAGTTGCTACTATTTTAAAGGCAAGAACTCAAGAAGTTCAAGAAAAAGCAAAGGCTGCAGGAGCAAAAGGTTTAAGAGTAATAGGCTCTATAGAAACTGGCCAAGAGCTTCTTCAAAGATTTGAAATGGACGATGTATTCGTTGGACATATGGGTAATTGGCTCTCTATAGAACCTCTGCTTGCTACAGGCACTGTTGATGTATTTGCAATGGAAGAAAACTGCTCGCCTCCAGCTATAGATATGTATGCTGAAAAATATCAGGTAACTTTGGTTTCAGTTAGTACAATTATTGACCTTCCTGGACTTCAGCACAAGATACCTTATGACCCATCTGAAGTTGATGATATGGCAGATAGATTAATTGAACTTGCTATAGAAAACTTTGGAAAGAGAAAGAGTAAAAAAATTGAACCTCTAGTTCCTAAAATAACACAAAAAGCTATAGCTGGCTTCTCAACAGAGGCAGTGCTTGGTGCACTTGGCAACAAGCTTGACCCATTAGTTGATGTTATAGCTGCTGGAAAGATAAAAGGAGTTGTAGCCCTAGCAAACTGTTCAACCTTAAGAAACGGCCCTCAGGACTGGATGACAGTTAATCTTACAAAAGAGCTTATAAAGAGAAATATATTGGTGGTAGCAGGCGGCTGCGGAAATCATGCTCTCGAAGTCGCAGGCCTCTGCACTGTTGAAGCAGCAAATGAAATAGCTGGAGAAGGCTTAAGAGAAGTTTGCAATATGCTAAAGATTCCTCCAGTATTAAGCTTTGGAACCTGCACAGATACAGGAAGAATATCCATGCTCGTTACAGCTCTTGCAGACCACTTGGATGTTGACGTTTCAGACCTTCCTATAGCTGTTACTGCGCCAGAATGGATGGAGCAAAAGGCAACAATAGATGGTATATTTGCTTTAGCTTATGGTTGCTACACTCACCTGTCTCCTACTCCATTTATGACAGGAGCTCCACAGCTTGTTGAGCTTTTAACTGAAAAAGCTGAAGATGTAACAGGTGGAAAAATAGCTTTAGGCGATGATCCTGTTCAGGTTGCTAATGATATAGAAGCTCATATTATTAAAAAGAGAAAAGGAATGGGCTTAAGCTAA